A single region of the Silene latifolia isolate original U9 population chromosome 8, ASM4854445v1, whole genome shotgun sequence genome encodes:
- the LOC141595080 gene encoding uncharacterized protein LOC141595080, which produces MASASNTLSCTLPIFGGENYDYWCIKMKALLKSNALWEIVENGPEKQQEGVQPTEASLKKINEDEIKDAKALSFIFNAVSETIFPKIMRASTAKEAWDSLQKEFHVDERIRTIRLNTLRKDFENLKMRENEDIQTYTSRVTEIVNQMKIYGEDITDTRIVQKILATLTKKFDMIVTVIEESRDLSKLKVTELLGSLLAYDQKFKTEESSSEDAFKSSQKEKRSGGWKKKSDDGGNKQMSQSKGKFPPCGICGKNNHAEKNCYFKGKPQCHHCKKYGHIKKDCIQKQIESKDQAHYSSSVNNEHLFYAGQAKSSSKESRWLIDSGCTSHMTNDSSIFSELDTSVQTPV; this is translated from the coding sequence ATGGCTTCCGCATCAAATACTCTATCGTGTACCCTTCCAATTTTTGGAGGAGAAAATTACGACTATTGGTGCATTAAAATGAAGGCTCTCTTAAAATCAAATGCACTATGGGAGATTGTGGAAAATGGTCCCGAAAAGCAACAAGAAGGTGTTCAACCCACCGAAGCATccttaaagaaaataaatgagGATGAGATAAAGGACGCCAAAGCCTTGTCTTTCATCTTTAATGCTGTTTCGGAGACCATCTTTCCAAAAATAATGCGGGCTTCTACCGCAAAAGAAGCATGGGATTCACTCCAAAAAGAATTCCATGTTGATGAAAGGATAAGAACAATACGTCTCAATACCCTAAGAAAAGATTTCGAAAATTTGAAGATGAGGGAGAATGAAGACATACAAACCTATACTTCGAGAGTAACGGAGATAGTTAACCAAATGAAAATATATGGTGAAGATATTACCGACACGAGAATCGTGCAAAAAATTCTTGCGACTTTAACCAAAAAGTTCGACATGATTGTCACTGTTATTGAAGAATCAAGGGATCTTTCAAAGCTCAAAGTAACCGAGCTACTTGGATCCTTACTCGCCTATGATCAAAAATTCAAGACTGAAGAATCTTCTTCTGAGGATGCGTTCAAGTCATCACAGAAAGAAAAGCGGTCCGGAGGGTGGAAGAAGAAAAGTGACGATGGTGGCAATAAACAAATGTCACAATCAAAGGGAAAGTTTCCTCCTTGTGGCATTTGTGGAAAGAATAATCATGCAGAAAAGAATTGCTATTTCAAAGGCAAGCCCCAGTGTCACCATTGTAAGAAGTATGGGCATATTAAAAAAGATTGTATACAAAAACAAATAGAGTCCAAGGACCAAGCTCATTATTCAAGTAGCGTTAATAATGAGCACCTCTTCTATGCCGGCCAAGCAAAGAGTTCAAGCAAAGAAAGTAGGTGGCTAATTGACAGCGGTTGTACAAGTCACATGACAAATGATTCAAGCATCTTCAGCGAGTTGGATACTTCTGTCCAAACTCCGGTATGA
- the LOC141595081 gene encoding secreted RxLR effector protein 161-like, with protein sequence MTDLGLMNFFLGMEVHQAEDGIFISQNKYAREILKRFKMENCKPVSTPLVLNGKLSKNDGSKEVDLKQYRSLVGSLLYLTATRSDLMFTTSLLSRFMSKPSEVHMGTAKRILRYLKGTLEFGVFYQPCDNPRLIAYSDSDWAGSVDDMKSTSGYAFTFGSGTFSWNSKKQDIVAQSTAEAEYVAASAAVNQVIWLRKILQDLGYKQEGAT encoded by the coding sequence ATGACGGATTTGGGCTTAATGAATTTCTTCCTTGGCATGGAAGTCCATCAAGCAGAAGATGGAATCTTCATTTCTCAAAATAAGTATGCTCGGGAAATCCTCAAAAGGTTCAAGATGGAGAACTGTAAGCCGGTTTCTACTCCTTTGGTCTTGAATGGGAAGCTATCCAAAAATGATGGGTCAAAAGAAGTTGATCTCAAGCAATACCGAAGCTTGGTTGGAAGCTTACTTTACCTCACAGCTACAAGATCTGATCTTATGTTCACCACAAGCTTATTATCAAGATTTATGAGCAAACCAAGTGAGGTTCACATGGGTACAGCGAAGAGAATACTTCGATATCTAAAGGGTACTCTAGAGTTTGGAGTATTTTACCAGCCTTGCGACAATCCAAGATTAATAGCGTACTCCGACAGTGACTGGGCAGGATCGGTAGATGACATGAAAAGTACTTCAGGCTATGCCTTTACTTTCGGCTCAGGAACATTCTCATGGAATTCAAAGAAGCAAGATATCGTAGCTCAGTCAACAGCCGAAGCCGAGTACGTTGCAGCTTCAGCCGCAGTCAATCAAGTAATATGGCTAAGGAAGATACTTCAGGACTTAGGCTACAAGCAAGAAGGAGCAACCTAG